In Dyadobacter sp. NIV53, a single window of DNA contains:
- a CDS encoding DUF7009 family protein, with product MKIRIHGNSVRVRLSKTEVELLSDQGHLEECTSFGSTHFSYALTQSIEVNELTATFADNQITMLVPATFLEDWAINNIVGFEANMPINDTEFLYLLLEKDFKCLDNTTEDQSDNFENPNKTC from the coding sequence ATGAAAATACGTATCCATGGTAATTCGGTTAGAGTCAGGCTGTCTAAAACCGAAGTGGAATTATTAAGTGACCAAGGGCATTTAGAAGAATGTACTTCTTTTGGCAGCACGCATTTTTCGTATGCGTTAACACAAAGCATAGAAGTGAATGAATTGACAGCAACATTTGCTGATAATCAAATTACCATGCTGGTACCCGCCACATTTCTGGAAGACTGGGCGATCAATAACATTGTTGGTTTTGAGGCGAATATGCCAATCAATGATACGGAGTTTTTATATCTTTTACTGGAAAAAGATTTCAAATGCCTTGACAATACGACAGAAGATCAATCGGATAATTTCGAGAATCCTAATAAAACCTGCTGA
- the fdhA gene encoding formaldehyde dehydrogenase, glutathione-independent — MCQNHGVAYIKPGEVEVQEIEYPKLAIGDRKCDHGVILKIVSTNICGSDQHMVRGRTTAPSGLVLGHEITGIVLEAGRDVEFIKVGDLVSVPFNIACGRCRNCKEGKTGICLNVNPARPGAAYGYVDMGGWVGGQAEYVMVPYADFNLLKFPDKDQGMAYIKDLTLLSDIFPTGYHGAVTAGVGPGSIVYVAGAGPVGLACAASCHLLGAAVVIVGDMIQERLDQAKSFGCEIIDLTKETPLEQAITEIIGIPEVDCFVDCVGFEARGHGANATEERPATVLNTAMAITRAGGAIGIPGLYVTGDPGAKDKAAQEGSLSIRIGLGWAKSHSFYTGQCPVMKYHRQLMNAILYDKIKIAKAVNVEVISLKDAPRGYKDFDKGAAKKFVIDPHSMIMN, encoded by the coding sequence ATGTGCCAAAATCATGGAGTAGCTTACATTAAACCGGGTGAAGTGGAAGTTCAGGAAATTGAATACCCTAAACTGGCAATTGGAGACAGGAAATGTGATCATGGTGTAATTTTAAAAATTGTTTCTACCAATATCTGCGGGAGTGACCAGCATATGGTTCGTGGCCGTACCACTGCTCCGTCGGGATTGGTTCTCGGCCATGAAATTACGGGAATTGTTCTTGAAGCTGGAAGAGATGTTGAGTTTATAAAAGTCGGTGACCTGGTTTCCGTGCCGTTCAATATTGCTTGCGGACGATGCCGGAATTGTAAGGAAGGCAAAACTGGTATTTGTTTGAACGTAAATCCCGCACGCCCGGGAGCTGCCTATGGATATGTGGATATGGGTGGCTGGGTAGGAGGGCAGGCCGAATACGTGATGGTTCCTTATGCTGATTTCAATTTACTCAAATTTCCTGATAAAGATCAGGGAATGGCTTATATCAAAGATCTGACTTTATTATCTGATATTTTTCCGACCGGATATCATGGAGCAGTAACTGCCGGAGTAGGACCGGGTTCTATTGTGTATGTAGCCGGAGCGGGGCCGGTTGGTCTGGCATGTGCAGCTTCGTGTCATTTGCTGGGAGCAGCAGTTGTTATTGTAGGTGATATGATTCAGGAAAGATTAGACCAGGCAAAAAGTTTTGGTTGCGAAATTATAGATCTGACAAAGGAAACGCCACTTGAACAAGCAATTACGGAAATTATTGGTATACCGGAAGTAGATTGTTTTGTGGATTGTGTAGGTTTTGAAGCAAGAGGGCATGGTGCCAATGCAACAGAAGAAAGGCCGGCAACAGTACTGAACACCGCCATGGCTATAACAAGGGCAGGAGGTGCAATTGGTATTCCGGGGCTATATGTAACCGGCGATCCAGGTGCGAAGGACAAAGCCGCACAGGAAGGTAGCCTGAGTATTCGAATCGGGTTAGGATGGGCGAAATCGCATTCTTTTTATACGGGCCAATGTCCGGTAATGAAATACCATCGGCAGTTAATGAATGCTATTTTGTATGATAAAATTAAAATTGCCAAAGCAGTAAACGTGGAAGTAATCAGTTTGAAAGATGCTCCAAGAGGTTATAAAGATTTCGATAAAGGTGCAGCCAAAAAATTTGTGATTGATCCGCACAGCATGATTATGAATTAG
- the fdhD gene encoding formate dehydrogenase accessory sulfurtransferase FdhD, with protein MHTISIESRIIRKVTPNEFSEKEDQLAIEEPLEIQISFLAEGKRILKNVSITMRTPGHDDELATGFLFTEGIIQNKGQVKAAKSSVPDENNIVVTLTDTETPVLKSLERNFYTTSSCGVCGKASIDAIKTISMYSEPGDEMTITKAVLFELPASLQKQQNIFKSTGGLHASALFDMKGNFIALREDVGRHNALDKVIGSAFYNDQLPLTSMILLLSGRASFELIQKANMAGIRIVAAIGAPSSLAAQLAEECNMTLIGFLGSEKFNIYSGWNRVKEL; from the coding sequence ATGCATACTATTTCCATTGAAAGCAGAATAATCAGAAAGGTTACGCCGAACGAATTTTCTGAAAAAGAAGACCAGCTTGCTATTGAAGAACCGCTTGAAATACAAATTTCATTTTTAGCAGAAGGCAAAAGAATCCTGAAAAACGTATCGATCACAATGCGTACACCCGGCCATGATGACGAACTGGCAACGGGATTTTTGTTTACGGAAGGAATTATTCAGAATAAGGGCCAGGTAAAAGCAGCGAAATCCAGTGTTCCGGATGAAAACAACATCGTAGTTACTCTAACGGACACAGAAACTCCTGTTTTAAAATCTTTGGAAAGAAACTTTTATACCACTTCCAGCTGCGGTGTTTGCGGCAAGGCAAGCATTGATGCTATCAAAACAATTTCAATGTATTCTGAACCAGGAGATGAAATGACCATAACAAAAGCAGTACTTTTTGAACTTCCTGCCTCATTACAAAAGCAACAGAATATATTCAAAAGCACTGGTGGTTTACACGCATCAGCGTTATTTGATATGAAAGGAAATTTCATTGCATTAAGAGAAGATGTAGGTAGGCATAATGCATTGGATAAAGTGATTGGCTCGGCTTTTTATAACGATCAGTTACCATTAACCAGCATGATTTTATTATTAAGTGGCAGGGCAAGTTTTGAATTGATACAGAAAGCCAATATGGCTGGAATACGAATTGTTGCGGCAATTGGAGCACCATCCAGTCTGGCAGCACAACTTGCCGAGGAATGCAATATGACATTAATCGGGTTTTTAGGAAGCGAAAAATTTAATATATATTCTGGTTGGAACCGCGTTAAAGAATTATGA
- a CDS encoding molybdenum cofactor guanylyltransferase, with protein MKISRKLYGLVVCGGESRRMRADKSSLIYFEKQQRYHLYDMLYSGQNNLCSKAFISCKQIQLKTVSKEYNVLQDLAKFENIGPMAGLLTAFTSYPDHDFLVVGCDYPFVNEQVLKNFLEQIKGDSIAAAFYNEHGKYEPLLAWYSKEAGLILKKQFDTKEHSLQHFLIQNKAEKYIPADDIVMTSVDTPEEFMVAKELLSR; from the coding sequence ATGAAAATATCACGCAAATTATATGGCCTTGTTGTCTGTGGAGGGGAAAGCAGGCGTATGAGAGCCGATAAGAGTTCGCTTATTTACTTTGAAAAGCAACAGCGTTATCATCTTTATGATATGCTTTATTCGGGTCAAAACAATTTATGCAGTAAAGCATTTATATCTTGTAAGCAGATACAACTAAAAACTGTTTCGAAGGAATATAATGTATTACAGGATCTTGCCAAGTTTGAAAATATTGGCCCCATGGCGGGACTATTAACAGCATTTACTTCTTATCCAGACCATGATTTTCTGGTGGTTGGCTGCGATTATCCGTTTGTAAATGAACAGGTTTTAAAAAACTTTTTAGAACAGATAAAAGGAGATTCTATTGCTGCTGCTTTTTATAATGAACATGGAAAATATGAACCATTATTAGCCTGGTATTCCAAAGAAGCAGGTTTAATTTTAAAAAAACAATTTGATACGAAAGAACATTCATTGCAGCATTTTCTGATTCAGAATAAGGCAGAAAAATATATTCCGGCAGATGATATAGTCATGACAAGTGTGGATACACCGGAGGAATTCATGGTTGCCAAAGAATTACTAAGCAGATAA